CGGTGGCCTCGTAGGCCACGGCGCCGCACAGGCAGTTGCCGTGGTAGGTGCGCAGGCCGCTCTGGCCAGCGGTCGTCTTCGAAGCGTCGGTCTGGGTCATGGTGGGCTCTCCGGTGCCGCGTTGAGGCAACGCACCCCTTATCCGCCCTGTCCGTGACAGCCTTATGTCAGGTTTGTCCGCCGCGGGGCAGGCGCCTCCATGTAGACTGCCTGGGTCGAGGATGTCGCCGGAGGGGACACCGCCATGGAAATGCGTATGGGCGGGGGCCAGAACCCCGACATGGAGCCCGAGCTCGACACCCCATGGCTCGACTCGGTGTTGCGGCGTACCGCGCGGCGCCTTGCCAGGCCACGCTATGGGAGCGCCCTCAAGGTCATCAACCACCTGCCCTGGGTGGAGCCGTACGGCGGAATGATGGACCTGGTGCTCCTCACCTTTCGGCCCGACCTCGAGCCCGCGGCCCGCGCCTACTATGAGGGCCGGGGCCCCACGCTCGCAGACATCCTCGCGCCCAAGGAGGTGAAGGCGTTGGACCGCACACTGGAGGAAGCGGTCCGCCAGCTCGCGTACGTCTACAACACCCTCCGGCGCCAGGCGCAGCGCAGCAAGCTGTCCCAGACGGCCGTGCTCGACTGGGTGGTCCAGCAGGTGGGCCTGCGGATACCGCCTTCCTCCTCGTCTTCCGGCTAGCTCTGCAGGGCCTCCGTGCGGCCCTGCCGGGCGTTGACGGCCTCAATCACCTGCGCGGGAGGAATGACGCCCTTGCGCCCGAGGATGACGGCGGTGGACTCGCCCTCCGCCACCACCTTGCCCTTCGAGATGAACTGGTGCGTCGCGTAGAAGTACTTGTCGTCCCAGCGCGAAATCGTCATGGACACCGAGTACTTCTGGAACGGCGAGAGCGACTTCTTGTAGTCCATGGTGTGGCGCACGATGATGGGTGCCCACTTGTTCTTCAGCATCAGCGCCAGCAGCCCCGTGCGGATGAACAGGTCGACGCGGGTCAAATCACAGATGGTCAGGAACCTGCCGTTGTTCATGTGCAGGTTCAGGTCCAGGTCATTGAGCAGCACGCGCTGCTCGAGCGTGCTCACCAGTGCCTCCACGCGCATCTGCGGCTTCCAAAGCGAGGAGACCATGACCCACAACAGCCTGAGATAGAGATTCATGTGCTTCGCGCTGCTCCTGAAGGAAGAACGAGATGAGGCGGGACGGCGGATAGTAACAAAGCCCTGAAGACCACCGGTACATGAACCCCAGGTGCCCACCGTGCGGCGTGAGCTCCAGCCGGACGTGCTCGCGCAGCTCGCGCGCGGCGGGGAGCGTGTCGCGCGCCACCAGCGGGTCATCCTCGGCGTTGAGGATGAGGAAGGGCGTCTCGATTCGGGAGAGGAACTGCCGGCTGCTGCAGCGCTGGTAGTAGTCCTCGGCGTCCTCGAAGCCGTGCAG
This DNA window, taken from Pyxidicoccus xibeiensis, encodes the following:
- a CDS encoding acyl-CoA thioesterase — its product is MSTLEQRVLLNDLDLNLHMNNGRFLTICDLTRVDLFIRTGLLALMLKNKWAPIIVRHTMDYKKSLSPFQKYSVSMTISRWDDKYFYATHQFISKGKVVAEGESTAVILGRKGVIPPAQVIEAVNARQGRTEALQS